In a single window of the Gemmatimonadota bacterium genome:
- a CDS encoding redoxin domain-containing protein, producing the protein MSRLLGIGALLLTLAMPAAAQDGDQPVRLRLLLDDAPSVGRKAPAIVLPYATRSGVGPADQPFTLAREIGRVVVLVFYPGNFTAASTAEWQALRERSATLAPEGVVLVGISTDSLVSHVRFASDLDLPFKLLSDADRAIIQRYGVADGPRARRAVVVVGADGTVRYLDPAFAVLDPESYVHLAAAIRAAKENR; encoded by the coding sequence ATGAGCCGGTTGCTCGGGATCGGCGCCCTGCTGCTGACCCTCGCGATGCCGGCCGCGGCGCAGGACGGCGACCAGCCGGTCCGGTTGCGGCTGTTGCTCGACGACGCGCCGAGCGTCGGGCGGAAGGCGCCGGCCATTGTCCTCCCCTACGCCACGCGGAGCGGTGTCGGGCCAGCCGACCAACCGTTCACCCTGGCCCGCGAGATCGGACGCGTGGTGGTGCTGGTGTTCTATCCGGGCAACTTCACCGCGGCCTCGACCGCCGAGTGGCAGGCGCTGCGGGAGCGGTCGGCTACGCTTGCCCCGGAGGGTGTCGTGCTGGTCGGGATCTCAACCGATTCCCTGGTCTCGCACGTACGATTCGCATCCGACCTCGACTTGCCCTTCAAGTTGCTCAGCGACGCGGATCGCGCCATCATCCAGCGGTACGGTGTTGCGGATGGCCCGCGCGCCCGGCGCGCCGTGGTGGTGGTGGGGGCGGACGGTACCGTGCGCTACCTTGATCCAGCTTTTGCGGTGCTCGACCCCGAGAGCTACGTCCACCTCGCCGCCGCAATCCGGGCGGCCAAGGAGAACCGATGA